TGTAAAAGATACCTTCACTCAGTAAGATACGTTGGCAGGCAGGCAGAAGAAAAGGCCGTAAATAAATTGCTTCCTTAACCGGGCATGGCCGTTTGTCATTCGAATGTAAGCAAGATGAATGGTGCTAGAATCGCAAGAGAAGACCCGTCTGACGAATATTATGAATGTCGGAAAAGACCTGTCGCTTATAAAAGCAATCATATTTCAATTGGAAGTTAGTGTCGTATTAAAGGAGTGGTATGTTGTTGTCTGTGGTTATAGTTAATTCAACTGTTGGGTCGAAATCTGCTGTAGCACCAGATCCTATCACAATATACCTTTCTTGAAGGACTCATGGGACTCTTTAAAGGGAGTTAAAGTAAGCGCTACGAAAGGACAGCCACAGTTCGGAGGAGTATCACCTCAAATAGGTTTAGAACTCATAATATCGTATTTCAATCGGGTCCCACCAAAGATCGACTACTAAAAGTTGCACTTGATCGTAAAGTATGCTGCCTCACATGAACAACCAGAAGAGGAGTATCTGCACATAAGAAAAATACTCAGAGCTCTTagtacataattttaataagatccCACCATAGATCGACTACTTAAAGTTCGGCTTGATCGTAAACTATGTTGCCTCACATATCCCAGGATCATTACAATCTAGATTCTCCCACTGTGATCTTTATCCCCCTCCGGAAGTATAGCAATTCAACGATGTTTAAAACGATGCTTCACTACTACCCATCAATATGCAGCTTTTCACGCTTTAAACCCGCACAAGAAACAACTCCATTCATTATACACAcgcatatatatatactttATTGCACCATGACATAACAACGCTGGGCATAAGCCCCGTAAGCTTCggaaaatatttgcactcACAAACGCATTCCTCTTGCCCACACGATCACAAAAGAACTTGTCACCTTCGGTTTcataatttacaataaataattaatcatacGCATACTGGGCCACACTGCCGGCCGGACTGCTTGGGCAACAACCTAACCTAATTAAAcaaccttttgttttgtttttttgttgttgttcatgtGCCATCCGCCGGCCGTGTCAATTCTTCACGCACGACTCCACTGACGGTAAGCCGCCGGTCACCGATCCAGTTGCAGTTTTAGGATTGCAGTTCGGCACAAGCGTACGTGCAGtggtttcaataaaaaaaactgcacgaTCGGACGCAGTGGAAGGAATTCTCAGCGGATTTCATTAAGCCTTCACCGCATCAGCCCTTCTGCCCTTTTGTGCCGGTCGCCTGCAACGCTAAGTCAACGCTACAAGTTGGTATTATGTGATTGGTGGCTGGGGGGGaagagggattttttttcttgtcccaCTCACCATCTACTTACAGTTTGCTACCGTTCGCCATTCGTCATGGCTATTGGAGAATGGGCTTTTTTCCCGCCAACTCTACTCTTGTAGCTTCACTTTTTTTTAGCAATATACCAAgtgccaaacaaaacacaaccatctCAAAAACACGGCAAAGCGCGGTGGTCAGTTTTATACGTctctgttgcatttttttttcttctctcgcgCTTTGCTGCGATGCTCATGTGTGATGCGCATTTGGTGGCGGCATCGGCAGTGACTTTAATAACTCACTTAACAGCTCACAACCCGTTTCACGGTGGCGAATGGCAACTTTTTTCACGTTCTCTCCACAAATCCCCAGCGAtcgaggttcgtcgcttcaaTCGTCTTTTTAGCACTGTCTGTttgtgtctctctctctctctcgatcgttaagcgacgaaccttattttaaaaaaagcgaaactaaAGAATGCGCATCAACTAATAGCACCGGCACGTCCATTCACATCACGTTCGCTTTCATTCATCGGCGCTGTGCTAGCACCAAGCACACACCGTCGCGTCTTTAATCCGGCACACTCTAATCCGCCCGATACTCATCGTAATTGGGGCGACGTTTGTGGCGCAATGTGAGCAGCACTAGCGCTACCACACCGACGATGATCAGCACGATCGTGGACGTCGTGCCGAGGGCGATCCAGAGCAGCGTGGCGGATGTGCCGGTAGGATTATCCTGCGCATCGGTAAAGGCACCGTCTTCGGGTGGGAGCATTATACGGAAGGCGATCGATGCTGTTTCGGCCAGTGCAGGCGACGGtgtcgtggtggtggttgaaGACGGAATCGTCCCATTCGCTGCGTGTCCTTCGGCAGCGGGATTTTCGGTGTCCCGTTTCGAACGGGCAGTTGTTTGGCAATTTTCCTATCACAGATGAGGGATCATTTCATTACAACTTAACGAATGGCTTTGCGAGCTAATATCCAAATTGGACACACTCTGTCTGTAGAAGCAAAAGAAGCCCAGATTCTTACCACAAGACACTCCCGTCGATCGACGCACCCGACAATCCGTACGCGCAGTACCATCTCGTCGCCGCTGCGCATTCCCTGGAACATGGCCGCCCGAAACCCTAACCGATAGCCCAGTGGAGCCTCGAACACTGGCGCCACCGGACTGATGGCACGCATCAGCGGATTCAAACATCCGTTTGCGTTCACGAGCGAGGCCGAGTTGAGAACGGTTCCGGTGGGCGAAAGCCGCTGCATGACCACCTCGGAGAGTCGCGTAAAGTTCCACCCTGGGGATAGAGACAACAGGCGCATGAAACTCGCTGAGCTCCGCGAGCTAAGGACATCGGGTCCCTCGGCCAAAGTTACGCACCATCACCCGCAGATACCTGCGTCCGCAGCATCAACTCTTCCCCCAGCATGACCGCGCCACCCGGCTGCAAAGCCCTGGTAAACGAACCGCCACCGTTCGTTCGTCGAAAGATCCCCAGCTGCGATCGAAACGGTCGCTGGGAACCACCGATCGCGAACGCCGTCCCGGTTCCGGCACGGGCTTGCACATCTTCGGCCACACCGAGCCGCACCGAGTGTGTCCGGGCAACGATCCTCTGCTGTATGCGACACTGCAGCGTTAGTACCGGATCGACGGCCGTCCTCATGCCGGCAATGGCGGGAAAGCGAACCCGCAAACACAACTCCCTGGTAGGGGTCGTTTGCCCGCACGGGGTCACTCCACAGCGACCGAAGTCGGACCACGCAATGTCGACCAGCAGTCGCGATTGATCGAGACGCACCTCGCACCCACCAAGATCGCCCCCATCGTTCTCGGCATCCACCAGCGGGACACTTTCGATGGCACTTTGCACGGTCAGCGACGCCCGGAAGTATCCGCCATTGTTGCGCAGACAGGCGAGCTCATTCAGCTGCAATCTTATCGGTGTTCTGAGATTCGTTGGATCGTCCCGCAGCGAACGTCCGACGCCACCGGCTGCAGGTGGAACGTAGATGTTCGCCGGTGGATCATACCGATAGCCACCTTCCGGGTCAGCTCCATCCTCGAACCCTTCATCGCCCAGCGGTGAGAAGGTtgacgtcgtcgtcgtcggagGGTTATAGTTGTATCCGGGAACGGATGGCGTTACCGTCGGTACCACAAACACTTCGTCTCGCTGCGGGGCTTCATCGGGTGGCAGATAGTCTCCGACGACTTGCGGAGGTGACAATGGAAAGACTGGCTCGTCTGCCGCTGGTTCGTCTTGGGAAACGGGTGGAAGGTAGTTGTTCACAACCGAAGGTGGAATCGGAGCAGGAGGTTCGTCAGCGAACGGAACCGACTCCGGTGGAAGATATCCCGCTGCGGGCACATCATAGTTGTATCCCGTACCGCCCTGGTCCCTTTGCGGCGCGACAGTGGACGTTGGTGCACGGTTCACAATTATTTCCGGCACAACTGGCCCATATCGGGTGCCCAACAGAAGCGACTCCCTTCTCGGAGGCACTAAAGCGCgcgtgatggtagcggcgaAGACACTGCCACTACCGATCACCGGGTCTGGTGCGGCAACGTCACACAGCAGCAAACCAACAATCACTCGCCACGCACTAGAATGCATCACCACGGACAGAAAGACTGATGTCCAAAAcggtccacacacacacggttcaACCGCGAGGATAACTTCACCAAACGAAACTAAGCTCCGACCGTTCGGTGTGCCAGggtttttattacaattcCCACCCAGAATTCGGAGCATCCCGTGACGTGgacatccccccccccccccccctagcGGTGGTGAcactgttttcatttttgtggTGTGTAAGAATATTTAATCATCCTCGCACGGCACGATTCGGTCTGGATTTGCCGGGAGGGGAGCGGGTCCGTGCAAAGCCCAGAAGCGTCCcaacaaaaacgaaagacttcaaccgTACGCGACGAACCCCGTGCCACAATGCCATCACATCGTGATTGAAGCATTCCGTGGTCAGTTTTGATTCGATTGTGACAAAATGGTGccggggaaggggggggggggggaggggaaacGGGAAAAAGGGCCGAGGTCACGGTGCGGTACGTACGAATCCGAGTTTCCGAAACGTTGTTTTCGGCTGCCCCCAGGAACTGGAAGTAAACGCGAAAGCGCGTGCGTACGTCAAACCGTGGACCGACACCGATGGTCGCGGCAGATCGAAATCGTGACCGGGTGAAAAGGTGCATTAATGTAGCGCAAGTTCCGTTGCTCCCTTTTTGCACGGCGCAATATCGGCTGCAGGGAAcggttttcactttcattgcgCCAGTGACCTTACTGTGGCTGCCGGAAGGAAACGCAAAGTGCACGCAATTGGTGGAATTTTCTCTTtcccggtgttttttttaaatgcaaaatgaAGTTCGTGCCGTAGAATgtgttgaattgttttttttggaaattagATTGGGCGTGACTTTTCACTGCCTGTGTGTTCccaatttttatttctcccaAAACGCCACACTATGGCcgctttgtttttaaataaatcgattccacaATCAGCCCCATTGCAAATGGTACTTCGTTTTATCAAGCGTTTGGGCTTACCGCATTTCTCGGTTTGAAAGGAGAGACCGCgtctgggggggggggatcgATTTTCCAATCGATCACTATCAACGACACGCTTGGACACCAATTACCCAAGTCGAAAAACCCGTCTCCGGCTGCCAATTCAGTTGCCCTTTCGCCAGGTTTCCCTTCTCAatgcgctgtttttttttgtttatttgctttttgtgGTGCTCCAACAGTCATTTTTCACCTCTAGCCGCCACTAATGGATGTTCGATTAAGATACGGGACGCGTTTACATGGCCGCAATGGGTGCAGAAACCGGCCGGATTGGTGTTACAATTCAATCGTACTATTATTGCGCActcacttttgtttgttttttacttacaatcccccccccccccccccccccccccccttcaaGGTGTCCTCTAAGTGTAAAAGTAAACCCCAATGTTACTTGTAAACGACTTCTTTAATCAATACATGCGTTCAGCAACACCGATTGCCATTGCCATCCGACAGGCAGGCCGTTGCCGTGGAGACCGACTCATCCTGTCGGTACGCAATTTCTGCTTCGCATGCAGATTAATCAAGCAAGATAGCAGTGCCACCGTACTGCAGCGttttaaaatgtgataaaatCTTAATAATGTTATAATTATAGGCGATTCGCTTGCGATTGCCGTACCGTAAATAACGCGCATCGGTATACACTGATGGGTGTACTTGTACTTGCCGGTGGCTTTGTGGTTATAAGCGGCATCCTTTCTGCCCAGGTGGTAAAAGCGATAATGATATGCGTctgtctgtttttatttttctagtTGAGTTAAGtgattttgtaatttgttgtgttgttgttttatctgTTCGctatgaaatgttttattttagagGAATGAAATAACCACAGCGGTACCTCGAGATACGGGCTTAATTCGTTCCGCATCGTTGCTCTTCTGTCAAATTACTCGTATTTCAGAgccattttttctgtttaacttCATTAATGGCCCTGTTAATCTGTTCGCACTCCTCGGAAAACgaagcgatgatgatgaatcgCTTAAATTCCGTCCCTGGATCATTTTTATCGGCAGATCGTTGATGAAAACTGTCCAATAAAGTTCGTTTCTTTAACTATTTAAAAGGGATTGGAGGAAAGAAATTCTTCAAGTTTCGTTCAACAACTTCAATTTCACGGGGTGACTTTTATCCACAAACTTTCCTTTCTCCAACATTAACAAGATCTCCTTTACATCTCTTGCAGAGTAACCTCGTTTTGGGACCTCCGAACTCCCATCCGGATCCATGTTAGGAACTCAGGACTGACTAGTTAAGTTCAGGTGAACAACTTCAAAGAATggcagacctcttgaggttgttgtgccgcaAAAGAAGAGAATAGTAACCTCTCTCATCTCTGGCTCTTTAGCAAATCGTGAAACTCCTCGTTTTTCAGTCCTTCTTATAGTTCGATCACATCAGTCTCATACAGCTCtagatttataaattttcccaGAAAAACAATATCTTCTACCTAGGTTGGTACTTTGGATTCCAATGGAATTAGAGTACTTTTGGGTTCCTGGACCTGGTACTTAGGGTTCCAATCATTCCATTCCATGGTCAAAGTTTTAGTTGCAATACTCAACCCGGTCTGATCAAAAATTCTTAGACATTGCGAGATTGAAGAGATCCTTTCAGAACTCTCTGTAAAGAAGAAATTTCTGTTGTCCATCATCTGACAGCAGCTCGCGAAGAGCCTCGTATTTCAAGGTACcattgtattttcttttcttcccggggtttttttccttctcttacAAATGTTAATACACAATATGATCACCTTTGACAAGCAATACCGCCTCGAACGGAATATGCAAAACCGCCCAtgttttttccacccatttaCATTTTCTAACATGCAACGGTGGGTTCAGCTTTATCTACAGCAACAATCAGTAAAAGAgtgcgagagaaagaaaaaaaagaggatcACACTTtcccatctctctctctcgctctctctcgcaATCATTCCCGATCGCTATCGTTGCAATGtttaaatgcaaaaatgcGCTTTACAAACACACGATCAGTCGCGATCGCGATGTTCTTGGGGCGTATCACGCGGGCAGCATCTCATCACCATACGACCGTAGAAGGCGTACCGGTACAAATCCGACGCCCCTTTCGTCGTTGCACCGTAATTGCTCCGGTGCACCggcaacaaaacatttcaattttcacgCATCCTTCGCCTGGGCGGGCGAACGGATTGCCGTGTCTTCCTCTCGTGCAGCCCGACCCGATCGACCGTTTTTGCGCGGGTCCTCATTCCACGAAAGTGCGATAGTGCGTAGGCTGCACCGCCTTCGTGCGGggattgttttaattacatcTTTATCGCTGATGGCGAGCGGGGCACGGGGCAGGGCCTTTAATTGCATCGAATCGAACGGGATTTTGCTGTTACCCGCAGGATTCTTGCCATTTCCCACACGTTTCCGAAGCGATGGAGCTTGGAGCGCTGGCTTTTAGCTGAGTTTTATGGCGACAAACGGTGAACGATCGAGCGTTTCAAACGTTGAATGCGACTCGGAACGGAATGGGCGATGGAAatcgtttgaatgttttatgttcATATGGCGATGCAACGTGACGGGGTCCGGAAAGCggacaaattgatttttttaaaagacaacCTTTATGTACGTGCTGATCGTGAGTTTCCGAATTCCGATTCGCAAATGTTGCCCCCCAAACTCCCCCATTGCCATCGATCTCGCGTAAAGTTCATTCCGCTTAACAATCGCTGAAAACTCACCCTCTGATTGACTTTTATCACAACGGTCGGCAAACGGCCTATCAAATTTGCACCACTTGCACTGCGCATATCACTTTACGCAACACGTCCTCCCCAGCCAAA
This region of Anopheles marshallii chromosome 2, idAnoMarsDA_429_01, whole genome shotgun sequence genomic DNA includes:
- the LOC128708914 gene encoding uncharacterized protein LOC128708914; its protein translation is MHSSAWRVIVGLLLCDVAAPDPVIGSGSVFAATITRALVPPRRESLLLGTRYGPVVPEIIVNRAPTSTVAPQRDQGGTGYNYDVPAAGYLPPESVPFADEPPAPIPPSVVNNYLPPVSQDEPAADEPVFPLSPPQVVGDYLPPDEAPQRDEVFVVPTVTPSVPGYNYNPPTTTTSTFSPLGDEGFEDGADPEGGYRYDPPANIYVPPAAGGVGRSLRDDPTNLRTPIRLQLNELACLRNNGGYFRASLTVQSAIESVPLVDAENDGGDLGGCEVRLDQSRLLVDIAWSDFGRCGVTPCGQTTPTRELCLRVRFPAIAGMRTAVDPVLTLQCRIQQRIVARTHSVRLGVAEDVQARAGTGTAFAIGGSQRPFRSQLGIFRRTNGGGSFTRALQPGGAVMLGEELMLRTQVSAGDGWNFTRLSEVVMQRLSPTGTVLNSASLVNANGCLNPLMRAISPVAPVFEAPLGYRLGFRAAMFQGMRSGDEMVLRVRIVGCVDRRECLVENCQTTARSKRDTENPAAEGHAANGTIPSSTTTTTPSPALAETASIAFRIMLPPEDGAFTDAQDNPTGTSATLLWIALGTTSTIVLIIVGVVALVLLTLRHKRRPNYDEYRAD